The genomic region tgtgttttggggccatatccgccaacactcctggcaggctcctgggactatatgggatactggggatcgaacccaggtcgtccGGGTCAGTCTtgcgcaaagcaaatgccctaccactgtgctctctctctggccccaagattgatattttttttttgtgtgtgtggtttttgggtcacacccggcagtgctcaggggttattcctggctccaggctcagaaattgctcctggcaggcacgggggaccatatgggatgccgggattcgaaccgatgacctcctgcatgaaaggcaaacgctttacccccatgctatctctccggccccaagattgatatttttaattgaagatGATTGATGTTAATTTTAGACAGATGTAATGTCATGAAAGAAAGATATACTATGTCAcacttttttgtggtttttgggtcacacccggcagtgctcagggggttattcctggctccaggctcagaaattgctcctgggattcgaactgatgacctccatgctttctccggccccactatgTCACACTTAATTTAATCTGgcataccttttcttttttttttggtttttgggtcacacccggcagtgctcaggagttactcctggctctacgctcaggggaccatatggggggaccatatgggatgccagatttgaaccaccaaggcaaacgccttacctccatggtatctctccggctctaccgtttttgtttttgttttttttttttaaggccacacctgagCCATCGATGCTCTATTCCTGGCTCACTATTGGTGAGATCCAGGCAACCATAAAGAggtccaggaattgaacccaggttggcatcaTGCAAAGCACAATGGGGGTTGGCCCATttagcacactttttttttttttttttttttttttggtttttgggccacacccggtgacgctcagaggttactcctggctatgcactcagaagtcgctcctggcttgggggaccatatgggacaccgggggatcgaaccacggtccgtccaaggctagcacaggtaaggcaggcaccttacctccagcgccaccgcccggccctagcacacttttttttaaagttaatactGTTTGTATAATTTCAGTTTATAATTGAATATTAAAcattggaaaaaagacaaaataagaatTCTTGACTTGAAAACATTTGTGAATTTTTCACCAATTGTTGACCAATTTGGGCCAAATTTgagttctaaaaaatattttttgggggaaggatttgtattcaggggttattattccctctgctcaggagtgatcccttgcagtgctcagggaagtaGAACCCAGGTTGGAGGGATGCAAATCAAGTACCTTTATCCCTGTAATCTCTCTCTCTAACCCAGTTTTGAAAACTGTTTAAAGAAATACTGGGCTTGAGTGAAGAAAGACATTTGTCAGAGAATTGTGTTCTTTATCTGTTTTAATCTTGAAATTTCTACCTTTAAAGGAAAAGGACTTTATATGTTGGTAACTGTGGTATGAAAAACAGGTATTCTTTAAATCCCTGTTCATTTctcttaattttgtttcttccctgatctccttttctctcctccatATTCAGCAGCTTTCACTGGGACCCCTTGTGTACATTATGGGCATGGGGAAGGCTCCTGTGGAAGGAACTGAGTTAAGCggcctactttttcttttcttttcttttcttttcttttcttttcttttcttttcttttcttttcttttcttggatcacacccagcagtgctcaggggttactcctggttctatgctcatagcctgctcctggcaggctcagaggaccatatgggacattgggatttgaaccactgacctgcatgcgaggcaaatgccttccctccatgctatctctctagtccctgccCCCTAATTTTAAAGGAGGACATCTTTAAAGAAGTGTTTCAGGGCCAGGGACatggctcaaagggttggaaTATTTCAACAGCTTTCCTGAGGTGCCTTGTTTTGACTTTAAAAGGCAGACCTGGCTTCTTCAAGCAGGGCTGACAGGACAGTGTGGAAAGCCCAGACATGTGTTTAATAAGCACTAAACACTGCAGGGCATTTTATACTGGTGGCCTGTGCATGGCAGAGTTTTGGAACACTTCATTTGGAGGTTTGACTTTGGGCCACAACAaagactctcaggggttattcccttgtttggggtggtgatggtgggtggagggaggtgggTTCATTCTAAAGGTGCTTGAAGGACCTTGTGatttggattgaacccagggccctcAAACAGGTGAGACTAGTGCTTTAATGCAGAGTTGTAACCCTGGTCTCTCAGGTCATTCTTTCCGGTCAAGATCAATGCCTAAGTAATCAGAATTGGGGGAAAACAAAGAAGAATCTTAAACCCCAAGCAAGATGAGGTTAGAAGATAGCAGTTTATATTTAGAAACTCTGGGCTTATTTATCCAAGTGAAATTGGGAGCTGGGGATAGTGAACTCTGGAAACTAGAGAGAATTCCTATTACTCAACTATCTCTGAGCTAtctacttataaatattttagtgattAAAGGATTACTTTTAACCTTCAGCGCACTGTCCTTAAAAAAGATTATCTTTAACCTTTGTAGCTCTAGGACTTGGAAAAGACCACCAGGGACAAGCCCAGTGTTGTTCAAGGGCCATGCAGCTCTGGGGACCCTGAAAGTGCCAGCTCTGGACACAGTTCAGAATTCAGAAGACTAAAACTGGCAACTCCAGGGACTTAATTTCTCCCGGGGCACAGAGAAGAGGAGGTGACAGGCACTGCAGTATGGACTTATCTCTGTGGTGAGATGGCGTAGGCAGCTGCTGACTGGATGTGATTGAGGAACAGCAGACATGGAAACAAGCCTACTTTCCAAAGTTCTTTAAAATCAGACTCAGATAAATATCCCTTCGTCCATTTCCTTTCTTGCTGTTCTACCAGACTGACAGGAAACTGATTTCCATGCCTTCTTTTCCCTGCCAGGGAGGTTGGTAGTGTTGGCTGCTCTGGGCCTGGTTAAGGTGAGTGAGGTTTTGAGGACAAGGGATTTTTTTGGAGACCAGGAGGACTCAAAAGGTTTAAAAGAGGACATATTAGGGCCTCATAGATTGATGCGGTGCTGCTCATCAAGTAAGATTTAAGATAGTTGTAAGTCCATGGTGGCGACCCTACTGTCAGTTTTATAAAGGATGTAAAAACCTCTAGCTTATGctgtgtaattaaaaaaaaaattttttttttttggatcatacccagtggtttCCAAGGGCTACTCCCAGTGTTACACAGAGGTCAATGTCTTTGGTGCTGGGGGTGTGGGTGGACAgacagggatcaatcctggcccTTGTGCATGCAAAATATGGGCACTAGTCTTTTGAGCTAACTCCTGGGcccttgcattttctttttctttttctttttttttggtttttccggccacacccatttgctcaggggttactcgtggctaagtgctcagaaattgcccctggcttggggggaccatatgggacgctgggggatcgaacatcggtcgtgatctttccttggctagcgcttgcagcttgcaaggcagacaccttacctctagcgccaccccacCAGCCCCTGGCCCTTGCATTTTCACGGTGCTCTCTTCTTTCTGATATTCTGGGCTTTGGGGTTACACTTGTCTTTCCTGTCCATCTACTAGCAGGCCTGACTACTTCTCACACATGTACCTCTTACCTCTTAACCTTTGTGCCCAGTTTTTTCAGGTTCTCACTTGCCAAACCACCTTAGCAGTGTGGAACTGGCACTTCTCAACTGAGGCCCCAGGTCTGCCTTGGAGAAAGTTCACATTCCTCCCCTTTGTTCCTTTAAGGTTTGACTCCAACTTGCTTTTCTGGTTATTTCCTCTTAGCGTCCAGAGCCTGGTGGGAATTACTGTTAAGGTCATTGTACCCAGTTACCTAATTCCCTCCTTTCACTTCCTGGCCTCTCTTAACTGCTTCATTGAtctgcttattattattattattattattattattattattattattattattttggtggggcacacctggttgtACTTTAGGGCTCaatgctggctctgagctcagagatcattcatggTGTTCTTGGGACCAGATAGGGTGCCAGGTCCCAGGTTGGGTCAAGGCAATCATCCTTTCTCTTTATTGTCCTCTGGCCTGACACACTTCTCTCGGTATTTTCATAGCTCTCCTAACAATCTTTTCTTGAGAAAAGGAGCGCTCTTGCTAATAATAATCTTTTGCCCATATTATTAAAAACCGAATCATTTTTCCTCTTCAGTGCCGGGGACAGATCTATGCAAGGTAGAGCTGAACTACACCCCAGCTGAAGTTTATCTTTGCGCTGATGATCCCAGGTGTCTGTTAGAACTCAGCAAATTGCTCTTTATTTGATGTTAGTAGTAACTATTTCTTAAATGCTGTGGTCTAGACTCTGCATGCTGTAATACTTCATTGACTATGCAGGGGATTGAGGGTAGGGACTATCTGGTTTTAAGACCTTAAGAGTTTactgacggggccggagagatagcatggaggtaaggcgtttgctcttcatgcaggaggtcattggttcgaatcctggcgccccatatggtctcccgtgcctgccaggagcaatttctgagcctggagccaggaataacccctgagcactgccgggtgtgacccaaaaaccacaaaaaaaaaaaaaaaaaaaaaaaaagagtttactgAGCCTGCCCAGAATACAGCTAGCATAGCTACTTTGgcaacagaaccaggagtggaaTCTAGACAGGTCTGGAAAGTTCACTTGAGTGTATTCGCATTTCTGGCACCTGGCTTCCTGTTATTACTATTGGGATACGTGCCTGATCTGCCTGCTCACATTGTGAGCTCATGCTTCAGGACTGAGCCCATGCAAATTGTGGTATTCCTAACATAGTGCTGGCAAGTGGTAGGTGTTCATTCATTAGATGCTTGTTGAATGGATCTACATTCCTCTGGGCCTACGGAATTGTTGAGTTCCTTTAGGATGATCGATTTACTTGAGTGTTTTCCCATGTGTTCTTAACACCTCTTATGCAGTCATAAAATTtttgctcaggggccagagagatgggctCAACTGGCTGAGTACacgctttacatgcaggaggcctgaatTTTATCTCAATACTGGGAGTTAGCACCCGAGTATTGCTAGgtatatgacccagaaacaaaacaaaacaatctttgTTGAATGGATGGCTCTAGAAGCTGGTGGGTATCCTAATGGGTGAACGTTTTGGGGGAGATTCTAGACTGCATGTTGGAAAGCAGgtgaggatctgtggagctgttTGACAGCAGGGCTAGCCACCTTCAGTGCCTTGGATGTGTTGAACAGGTTAGTGGAGGATAAAGTCACATTAGGTCTATTGAGCACTTGTGTTCTCATCAAATGTTATGACTTGGTCCTCAGTTGCTTCTAACTTGTCAGTAGGGCAGTGTGGAGCAACATAGTTTTAAACATATCTACAACCAGTCACAGTCACACTATATGGCAGGCACAACAGCCAAAGCTGAGCTCTTTCAAGCCTGCAATCTTTCAGAGCCATGCCCCCATTACTTTCCTTGCTCCCACCCCAAACAAGATGAGTTCTGCAGCACTAACTTTCAAGGGGGCCCAGCCCAGAGAGTTGATCATTTTTCTTACCACCTGAAAGAAAGGTTCTGTTCTCAAATTTCTCtgccttattgttttgtttttgccacatgcACAGCTGTGCAGGGTTGCTcgtggctctatactcagggaaggtggggtggtggtggggatgtcagggattgattcCACGtcagtgccttatccactgtactatctctatagctCTCTGCCTTTGATATCTGCCTTGATGATAGCCAAGTTTCCCAGTGAAAATTACACACATGCAAACATAGCCTTAAAGGACACTAAGATGAAAAACATCCTGCTAGTCTTATGAATTAAGCTTGGGGTTTTATCTCATCGCTTCACATATCACATTAAATAGTAGACTCAGGCTTTGTATACTGTGGCTGAGAAAGAAGAAACGGGGTAAGCATGTGGCAGGTACACCTGGCAGAGCATGAGGCTCACATTTGGCTGGTTCTTGGCTGTGGCACTTATCTCAGACATTTGTAATGATCCTGCAGCAAAACACCAGCTGGTTAAAGAGATAGTCCAGGGGTAAGGTGTGCTTCCCTGGCATGCAGCTAAAGAAATTGGATATGGTCCCTAAGCGCTAGCagaaagaagtaagccctgagcattgccaagtgtggctcctAAACTCAAAAactgtaaacaaaacaaaatacaccaGAAAAGACAGAGGTGAGGTCTTTTGGTTATTAGGATGGGGGTTACTTATCCCTCTTTGCTTGGGGTGGCATCTGGCTTGCCCCAttgaccatgtagtgctggggatcagacccaggcaAATTCCCCAACCCTTTGAGATAGCTCCTGGgcatgagatattttattttcatttttatttgccacttggcttgcatgcagtggaccttgatttgattccAACAAACTACCAGGAGGACTCTGAACACAGCTAGGTTAataccaccctccaaaaaaaaaaaataacacacacacaaaacaaatcaagaaataccctatttcttaaatgttttaaaatatcattagacatttaaaaattcttagtGACAGCCACAGCTTCTACTCTAAAGTGCAGATGTAATATAATATGGTTTAATGGGGGTGTGATCTAAGTTCCAGTTATTCAGGGACCAAGATCTATCACAGAAGGAATTCAGCTCTGAAAATCAGTACTTAATAGTATGATTCTGGTCTTCATGTGTTGTCGCTCAGAGCAAGTTGTGTAGGAAGTTATCTCCTGAGAAATCCTTGTAAATGATATTAGTGGTACTGTATAAGTACgttgaaataatttcttttcctaAAGCATTTTGAAATTCGTAGATGAAAGACTGTAGACAACAGGCTTGGGTATTTTGTTCTGTCcctatctttttttaatctccagcaccacctcttttttttttttttctttagttcagAGAATAAATCAGCCTAAATTCCAAAAAAGCAGTCATTTTTCACTCTATAGGATCTATTATTTACATGAATCAATCTTAGGTACATATCAGAACAACCTTATGTAAGCTATGCTTGTGAAGTCTAAAACAAGTTCTTTAAAAaacagcaaagcaaaacaaaaaccaagcagCAAACCAGATCTGAAGAGAATTCAACCTcgattggatccccagcacctcatattatTCCTGAGCTTTAAGCCAGGAGTAGTAGCCCTGTATGGGTCAATACCCTCCCCGtacagaaatgaaacaaaaaagcaaaacaatctaATAATGTAGGTTAAAATATATACCTACGTAATCATATTGCATGGTTTTTTAGAAAAGTAACATTTTGGTGTAGCTTGGTATTATTACATTTAGAAAAAACTGTTGCTGGGGCAGAGATGTAACTCCTGGAGAGGGAAGATGTCAATGAGGCTCTGGGTTTTCCTTGGGCTAATGTCAAAAAATGGAGCCAATCTGGATCTATATAGGAAAGCTGATTTGTACTGGTGCCTCAAAAAACATTGGCCACTGGCCACGAATTGTGGGTGTGCGCGCCTTGGCTTTGGCTATCAGGGGTGTGGCAGTTCACCGGTTCCCTTTAAAAATGACcttatgaggggccggagagatagcatggaggtaaggtgtttgcctttcatgcagaaggtccgtggttcaaatcccggcgtcccatatggtcccccgagcctgccaggagcgatttctgagcatagagccaggagtaacccctgagcactgccgggtgtgacccaaaaaccaaaaaaaaaaaaaaaaaaaatgaccttatGAGTACTTCATCACTTGTGTGGCTGAGGCACTGAACCCTTTCCAGTTGTGTTTCCAGTAACTACCTGGGGTGAATGTATGGGCCAAATGATAGATTTGAAAATCATTTTTCCGCCTGTAGCGTTCAGTTTAAGTTCAGAGACTGAATCAGTGCATCCATTCTTCCATCCTTGGGTGTTGGAGGAGGATCGTAAGGAAAGAGCCACCACCCTCCTCCCCTTGGCCCATAATCCCCTCTAAGGCTTCGACCTTCCTTCACTCCTACCCCCAGCGCTCTGTGATTGGTTAAGTTGGGATCTGGCATTTGAGGGCTCACTGTtccagtttcatttcttttttttttttttttttttttggtttttgggccacacccgtttgacgctcaggggttactcctggctatgtgcttagaaatcgcccctggcttggggggaccatatgggacgccgggggatcgaaccgcggtccattccttggtagcgcttacaaggcagacaccttatctctagcgccaccttcccggccccccagtttcatttctttaaaaacaattttttaaaaaatttttcggccacatctggcaggcacgggggaccctataggatgccgggattcgaaccaccgtccttctttctgcagtcaaggcaaacaccctaccactgtgcttttctctccggcccccatttcatTTCCTAGTGATGAGTTCCCGCTTGCAAGGGAATCGGGGCAGTCCCGAAGATGCTTCCGCTTCTTGCCTTGTCTGCCTGATTGCGCtctccaaacagaaacaaaaagaaggtcTTGTGAAAACAAATGCTTGCGCTGATCTCCCCAGGACTGTagccccttcttcctccccacctccaTCTTAGGAATGGGTTTGGTTTCGGTTCTGTGAGTGCGGAAGTAACTGCCGGAAGGGAGCCAGCCCCCGCGGGGGTGGGGCTAGCTATTGTTTGTTGTTCTTCCGCCTTGCCGCTTCCGGTCTCCGGCTGAGCAGGCAGGCGCACTGCGCACCGCAAACTGCTGCGAACTGCGAAGTGCGCCGAGTCTGGGCCGCGCGGGGCCGGGCGCGCCTCCTCGCCAGTGCGCATGGCCGGGCGTCCTGCGCGCACACTGCCCCCGTCCGTTTCCGCCGCCGCGGTGTGCAGGGTGACGGCTGCCTGCTGCTGGGACCCCGCCGACATGTCTGAGAGGGAGCGAGAGTTCCCGCTGGGGGGCTCCCGGAGCGCCGAGGAGCTGCCCGGCCGGGCGTACTCGCCCAGCTGGCTGGAGGAGGCGGGCGACGCGGACGACTCGGACGAGGACGACGACGACGAGCCCGCGACAGTGGAGGCGGCCCCGGGCGCCGACGAGGCCGGCCCCGACGACCTGAGCTTCGGCGAGGCCGGCCTCGACCCGCTCCTGCTGGAGGCGGCCGACCCGGAGAAGTGCCGCTCCATCCGCAGGCACTACCGGCAGCTCATCCGCGCCGTGCAGCAGCGGCGCGACGACATCGTGCACACGGCGAGCGACTCGCTGTCCGAGGCGCTCGAGGAGGCCAACGTCCTGTTCGACGAGGTGAGCCGCACGCAGGAGGCGGCGCTGGACGCCCAGTTCCTCGTGCTGGCGTCCGACCTGGGCAAGGAGAAGGCCCGGCAGCTCAACGCCGACGTGAGCTGCTTCAACCAGGGCGCCTTCGGCGACTACCTCTTCCTCTTCGCGGGCCGCAGCTGGCTGGAGCGGGGCGAGGGGCCTGGCCACCTGGACGACGGCGCGGCCCGCGGCTTCTGGGCCGCGCTGCACCGCGAGGCCTCCGCCTGGGTGCTGCTGGCCGAGCCCTTCCGCTTCCTCTTCGGCGCCTTCAGGCCCGAGCCGCTGCCCAAGCCCCGGGCGCTGCTGCCCCGGAGAGCGGGCCCCGAAGACCACGTCCGCGCCATGCCTACCAAGCTGCGGCGCCTGGACCTGCACGCCAACCACGAGGCCACGGAGAAGGAGGTGGAGAGGATCCTGGGGCTGCTGCAGACCTACTTCCGCAGGTACCCCGACACTCCCGTGTCCTACTTCGAGTTCGTCGTCGACCCCAAGTCCTTCTCGCGCACCGTCGAGAACATCTTCTACGTGTCCTTCATCATCCGGGACGGCTTCGCGCGCATCCGGCTGGACCGGGACCGCCTGCCCATCCTCGAGCCCATCCGCTTTGGCCGCCGCGGCGAGGACTGCGATTTTGGCTACCACGGCCGCAAGCAGGGCGTCATCTCGCTCAGTTTGCAGGACTGGAAGAATATTGTGGCGACCTTCGAGATCTCCGAGGCCATGATCACCAACGCCTGCTAGGCTCGCCTCGGCTCCGCTTCTCCAAGAAGCACTGTGAGCTGAGTGGCTCTCCTAGAGGAACTGGAAATGCAGCCTTCAGTTCAGAGCCCAGCTCCTATTTGTACCATCTCTTGGTTAAGGTGAAAAGGTATTTTCTGACAACATAAGAGATGGTCTTATTTCgtgcagtgtgattttttttcttggttttataaGACAGTGATGGTTGTACATTTCATATGATAAAGCGCTGGCATACTTGGGACTTTTTTGGAATGTCTTTTTAAGACGAGTAATAAAAATCCGTTCTGCATTGTACAAGTGTATTTGATGATTGGGggaaaatgtttataatatgtGATACTTGCTCCGCTTCCTCTGTCGTAGGAATCCTGGAACCACCCCCCTCCCCATCCCTCATGAGTTTCTATACTAGACTGGGAAAAGTGGATAAAAATGCAAGAGCTGCTGCTCTGAAGGGCAGTGACCATATGCGCCGTTAATGTTAAAAAGCAGTTGTCCTGCTTCCGTGCAGAACTCCAGAAGAACTTGGGTTGATGAGTGGATAATAATAGAGTGTCCCATTTATTATGTTCAGCAGAAATACTAGTAGGTGATGCCAGTGCTGAAAGGTGAGTAGGAATTGATTAAAGACAAGAAAGGTAGCTAAGGGCTATGATGACAGATGTTACTGCTCAGAGAACTTTAAGATGTAGTTGCATGTTAAACCTGGGAAATTTGAATTGCCTTCTCTGTCTTAAGTAGAAGATACTTGTGTCAGGTGTTTCAGCATAAAGTCTTCTAATGTTTAGAACTTCTAATGTTTAGTAACTATTATTTCTTACCCAGCCCCTgattttttcaaagtaatttctgcTAGTCCtttatagcttgtcatttttcattttgtaataATCTCAAATATTCCTCCTTTGAATTTGCATATCTGAACAGCTTTAACTGCCAGGGAACTGTTCTGTAAAATGGAACATGATGATCTTGGACACTGCTTGAGATCACCGTGCCTAAGCTACGTGGGCTTTGAAATCTGAAATGGAACTTATTTGCTAGAATACTTAAAGTAATTGTGAGCTATTATTTTGGCTCTCAAAATCTTAAGTGCCTAAAAGTTGTACTAATTAATTTATCACGACTCATCAATTTCACTATTCCTGGAAGATAATATAGCAAGACTTTATACTTCATGAACAGAAAGATTTGTCCTTAGTCTGtttgataattttgtttgtttttggaacacagctggtgctcagggcttactcctggctctgcactcaggaattattccttgcagtgcttgggggaccatataggatgctggtgattgaacttgggtcagctgtaaaCGCACTATGTAATGTACTGTCCAGTCCCATTTGGTCATTTCATTTCACCCCATCTATCAGTACTGACTCAGCCTTTCTCTAGATGAGCTGGCAAAACCTTTTCTGCAGCAAGCCCAGGAATAAATATGCCAAGCTATATGTGTCATGCTGTTGCTATTGAATcgggtttttttgtggttttgtttttgtttttgttttttcaggccacatcccgtttgctcaggggttactcctggctaagctctcagaaattgcccctggcttagggggaccatatgggaccccgggggatcgaaccacagtccttccttggctagcgcttgcagggcagacaccttacctctagcgccacctctccggcccctattgaaTCGTTTTGATTCAAAAATTACTATAGTCTGTTGAAACAAATGATCCATGaggattttctaattattttcatgTGTCATGAGGTGTGAGGTACCTTATTCTTAAATCTTGCACTAAAAATGTAAAGTAACAGGCTACTGAGTCCGTGTGTGTTTCCCCTCTCCCATCTTTCATAGACTTGTGTTTATGCAAACGtgtaggggcttactcctggctctgctcaggggtcacttctagtggGGCTTGGGAGACTAGATACTGGGGACCAGctgtgggttggctgtgtgcaaggcacacacttaCTATACTATCTACAGGCCTTGTGAAGATGTTCTTGCTGACATTTATGATGCAGAGATGAAAAGTTTTCTTTGCAGAGGTGTgggattgtaaaaaaaaaaaaaaaagcttctggcTTAAGGCAAGGGCCTGGGATGAATCACCAGTCTCAGTTCCTTGGACAGCTTTCTCTCGCTGTGGAGGATGTGGGAACTTGAGACTTTGGGGtattagttaaaaacaaaaacaaagaacgcCACTAAGCCATATTACTTTAGTTTGTATACTAAAGCACTAGAAGAGGATTGGCTGGCAAGAGAGCATTTCAGGTAAGGGTGGTGCCATGGTAGCAGAGCCATCAAACATTTTAACTGGGGGAGGTGGTAATGTAGGTCTGaattttacaaaatgaaaaattataaaggatTAGGTAGGTGATCATTTTAAGTGACCAGCAGAGTCACTAGTATTTTATTGAACATGATGCAGTTTGTATGAGTTAGAGCTACAGCCACCAAATTCAGGCCCGTGTGCCCACTAATTCTTTAAGAATAATAGTAAGaatgggccgggtaggtggcgctggaggtaaggtgtctgccttgcaagcgctagccaaggaaggaccgcggttcgatcccccggcgtcccatatggtccccccaagccaggggcgatttctgagcacatagccaggagtaacccctgagcatcaaacgggtgtggcccaaaaaaaaaaaaaaaagaataatagtaagaaaaaacCCTTAAGCTTCTGCCTTAAGGCTAGGAATAATATTAGTGGGTAGGAAATAGCTATCTTTATTGTTtattctacttttgtttttgggcttgaAGGCCACTCAGCAATTTGCttaagggcttattcttgactattcagggattactcctgatggcttggggggccatatggcaaCCTGGGGTGAACCTGTCAgctctttgcaaggcaagtgcccacctgctgtattatatctccagccaCTATTCTTACTTTAatactcttgtttatttttgagttctACCCAGTAGTACTGAgcactggctgtgtgctcagaggaCTGTTACCCAGTAGTACTGAgcactggctgtgtgctcagaggactgttctgtgccagaaatcaaactgaggTAGCCAgtgtaagacaagcaccataaTCTCTCATTCTATTGGCCCCCAGTTATTctaactttatttacttttattttgtttttattggggtcacacccagcagtgctgggggttactcatggctctgtgctcagcaatcaccccAGCTATGctggattcgaactgctgtcagtcctgtgttggttgcatgcaaggcaaataccttaccactgtgttatcacaaTGGcccctttatttactttttttcccctttatttacttttaatttgggggccacatgtggcTGCTTAGGgtttaactcctggttctgtgctcagggatcactgggaTCTCAGGACTATATAGGTGCTAGAAAACAAAcctggttggccatttgcaaggcagtGGGGGAGAGTACACACACATCGCATATGTTACCTAATT from Suncus etruscus isolate mSunEtr1 chromosome 11, mSunEtr1.pri.cur, whole genome shotgun sequence harbors:
- the EID3 gene encoding EP300-interacting inhibitor of differentiation 3, whose protein sequence is MSEREREFPLGGSRSAEELPGRAYSPSWLEEAGDADDSDEDDDDEPATVEAAPGADEAGPDDLSFGEAGLDPLLLEAADPEKCRSIRRHYRQLIRAVQQRRDDIVHTASDSLSEALEEANVLFDEVSRTQEAALDAQFLVLASDLGKEKARQLNADVSCFNQGAFGDYLFLFAGRSWLERGEGPGHLDDGAARGFWAALHREASAWVLLAEPFRFLFGAFRPEPLPKPRALLPRRAGPEDHVRAMPTKLRRLDLHANHEATEKEVERILGLLQTYFRRYPDTPVSYFEFVVDPKSFSRTVENIFYVSFIIRDGFARIRLDRDRLPILEPIRFGRRGEDCDFGYHGRKQGVISLSLQDWKNIVATFEISEAMITNAC